TTGTTGACGGCAGCGGGGGATGTATGCGTTGGATGTAATGTTGAAAATGCCTCGTATGGGCTGACACTATGTGCTGAGCGCGTGGCGATAGTGAAGGCCGTTTCAGGGGGAATGCAGAAATTCAAGGCCTTGGCGGTAGTCGGAGGATCAGGCAAAGCGGCTTTGCCCTGCGGGGCATGCTTGCAGGTTCTGGCAGAGTTTTGCAGTCCCGACTTTCAGTTGATCTTGGCCCCGCTGGATGATCTTAATAAAAGTGAGGTATTTTTTCTGGGAGATTTGCTCCCACATGCCTTTGCAATGAGAGAGAAGTCAGAATGACTGCGGTTCCCCTCAATGTCGCCCATGTCGCGGTGCCGGGTGCTATAAAGATTGTACGCACGCTTAAAGCAATGGGCTTCATAGCTTACTGGGC
The sequence above is drawn from the bacterium genome and encodes:
- a CDS encoding cytidine deaminase → MKKQIGMKRLLQAALKAARISYSPYSRFPVGAALLTAAGDVCVGCNVENASYGLTLCAERVAIVKAVSGGMQKFKALAVVGGSGKAALPCGACLQVLAEFCSPDFQLILAPLDDLNKSEVFFLGDLLPHAFAMREKSE